The Agromyces marinus genome window below encodes:
- a CDS encoding DsbA family oxidoreductase, with the protein MTSPIKIDIWSDIACPWCYIGKRHLEAGIASLGADAPDVEIEYHSYELSPDTPLDFEGSTVEYLSAKKGMPVEQVEQMMQHVTDVAAKAGLEYHFEHVAHTKTLKGHELLHLAKAHGKQLEMKERLMKAYFTDGGRVNRIDELVGWAEELGIDAAEARDALESGRYADDVQADIAQARAYGIQGVPFFVIDGKYGVSGAQPAEVFAQALTQVAGERDGEAA; encoded by the coding sequence GTGACTTCCCCCATCAAGATCGACATCTGGTCCGACATCGCCTGCCCGTGGTGCTACATCGGCAAGCGGCACCTCGAGGCGGGCATCGCCTCGCTCGGCGCGGACGCGCCCGACGTCGAGATCGAGTACCACTCGTACGAGCTCTCGCCCGACACCCCGCTCGACTTCGAGGGATCGACCGTGGAGTACCTCTCGGCGAAGAAGGGCATGCCCGTCGAGCAGGTCGAGCAGATGATGCAGCATGTGACGGACGTCGCCGCGAAGGCCGGCCTCGAGTACCACTTCGAGCACGTCGCGCACACGAAGACGCTCAAGGGCCACGAACTGCTGCACCTCGCCAAGGCGCACGGCAAGCAGCTCGAGATGAAGGAGCGCCTCATGAAGGCGTACTTCACCGACGGCGGTCGCGTGAACCGCATCGACGAGCTCGTGGGCTGGGCCGAGGAGCTCGGCATCGACGCCGCCGAGGCCCGCGACGCGCTCGAGTCGGGCCGCTATGCCGACGACGTGCAGGCCGACATCGCCCAGGCCCGCGCGTACGGCATCCAGGGCGTGCCGTTCTTCGTCATCGACGGCAAGTACGGCGTGTCGGGCGCGCAGCCGGCCGAGGTGTTCGCGCAGGCGCTCACCCAGGTCGCCGGCGAGCGCGACGGGGAAGCGGCGTGA
- a CDS encoding aminoacyl-tRNA deacylase encodes MARFEGLDGVERVRADAAARGLDIDVIERPAARSLEEAAEILGITPADIVKSLVVKRSDDTFVFALVPGGRKISWPKLRGLLGVNKLQLPDASLALAATGYERGTITPLGSHTEWPVVADASIAGRRVSMGAGEHGRSLFVDADALIAALDATVADITDPE; translated from the coding sequence ATGGCGCGATTCGAAGGGCTCGACGGCGTCGAGCGGGTGCGAGCGGATGCCGCGGCGCGGGGCCTCGACATCGACGTGATCGAGCGCCCTGCCGCGCGCAGCCTCGAGGAGGCCGCGGAGATCCTCGGCATCACGCCTGCCGACATCGTCAAGTCGCTCGTGGTCAAGCGCAGCGACGACACGTTCGTGTTCGCCCTCGTGCCCGGCGGCCGCAAGATCAGCTGGCCGAAGCTGCGGGGCCTGCTCGGCGTGAACAAGCTGCAGCTTCCGGACGCCTCGCTCGCACTCGCCGCGACCGGCTACGAACGCGGCACGATCACGCCGCTCGGCTCGCACACCGAGTGGCCCGTGGTCGCGGACGCGTCGATCGCCGGCCGCCGCGTCTCGATGGGCGCCGGCGAGCACGGCCGCAGCCTGTTCGTCGACGCCGACGCCCTCATCGCCGCGCTCGACGCCACCGTCGCCGACATCACCGACCCCGAGTAA
- the dusB gene encoding tRNA dihydrouridine synthase DusB: MPTTTTPARPLSIGGLDLEVPVVLAPMAGITNTAFRRLCREFGAGLYVSEMITSRALVERTPESMRLITHHESETPRSIQLYGVDPKTVAEAVTMLVAEDRADHIDLNFGCPVPKVTRKGGGAALPWKTGLFRDIVEGAVKAAGEIPLTVKMRKGIDADHLTYLEAGRIAEGAGVASIALHARTASEFYSGHADWPAIAKLKETVTSVPVLGNGDIWSADDALRMVEQTGCDGVVVGRGCLGRPWLFGDLAAGFRGQLADGSASLFQPTLGEVAQTFRRHAELLTEFFDSEERGCRDIRKHVAWYFKGYPVGGDLRAKLATVDTLAHLDDLLGTLDWSMPYPGEGAEGPRGRAGTPKNPALPDGWLASQDLAGHDRATLVGAELDTSGG; this comes from the coding sequence ATGCCAACGACCACGACCCCAGCCCGCCCGCTCTCGATCGGCGGCCTCGACCTCGAGGTGCCGGTCGTGCTCGCGCCCATGGCGGGCATCACGAACACCGCGTTCCGGCGGCTCTGCCGCGAGTTCGGCGCGGGCCTGTACGTCTCCGAGATGATCACGAGCCGCGCGCTCGTCGAGCGCACGCCCGAGTCGATGCGCCTCATCACGCACCACGAATCCGAGACTCCGCGCTCGATCCAGCTCTACGGCGTCGACCCGAAGACGGTCGCCGAGGCGGTCACGATGCTCGTAGCCGAGGACCGGGCCGACCACATCGACCTGAACTTCGGATGCCCCGTGCCGAAGGTCACGCGCAAGGGCGGGGGAGCGGCGCTGCCGTGGAAGACCGGCCTGTTCCGCGACATCGTCGAGGGCGCGGTGAAGGCCGCGGGCGAGATCCCCCTCACGGTGAAGATGCGCAAGGGCATCGACGCCGACCACCTCACCTACCTCGAGGCGGGGCGCATCGCCGAGGGGGCGGGCGTCGCGTCGATCGCGCTGCACGCGCGCACCGCGAGCGAGTTCTACTCCGGTCACGCCGACTGGCCGGCGATCGCGAAGCTCAAGGAGACCGTCACGAGCGTGCCCGTGCTCGGCAACGGCGACATCTGGTCGGCCGACGACGCGCTGCGGATGGTCGAGCAGACCGGGTGCGACGGCGTGGTCGTGGGGCGCGGATGCCTCGGGCGGCCGTGGCTCTTCGGCGACCTCGCCGCGGGGTTCCGGGGGCAGCTGGCCGACGGGTCGGCGTCGCTGTTCCAGCCGACGCTCGGCGAGGTCGCGCAGACCTTCCGCAGGCACGCCGAACTGCTGACCGAGTTCTTCGACAGCGAGGAGCGCGGATGCCGCGACATCCGCAAGCACGTCGCCTGGTACTTCAAGGGCTACCCGGTGGGCGGCGACCTCCGGGCCAAGCTCGCGACCGTCGACACCCTCGCGCACCTGGACGACCTGCTCGGAACGCTCGACTGGTCGATGCCCTACCCGGGCGAGGGCGCCGAAGGTCCGCGCGGCCGGGCCGGCACGCCGAAGAACCCGGCCCTGCCCGACGGGTGGCTCGCGTCGCAAGACCTGGCGGGCCACGACCGGGCGACCCTCGTCGGCGCCGAACTCGACACGAGCGGCGGCTGA
- a CDS encoding deoxyguanosinetriphosphate triphosphohydrolase, with product MTGVRDRLFGGYDEADAERFLPEQHENRRRSDFARDRARLLHSSALRRLAAKTQVLSPTSGLDFARNRLTHSLEVAQVGRELAESIGLDPDVVDTACLAHDLGHPPFGHNGEKALNAWAADIGGFEGNAQTLRLLARLEPKVFSPEGRPLGLNLTRASLDASCKYPWPAASGVGDPSGRTKFGFYDDDVDVFEWMRRGAPERRLCVEAQVMDLSDDIAYSVHDFEDAIVGGYIDVAALGRRVDHDELVTSMYDWVGGTIDHDELVAAFDRLDSLDAWISEWSGSRRDQAALKNLTSQLIGRFAHAATEATRAHHPVASLIRFDADVVVPRDIQAEIAVLKGIVAAFVMERGTRRPIYSQQREVLTGLADALWERGGADLDRGFAEDWAGASDDPGRRRVVVDQVASLTDQSALAWHERLVQR from the coding sequence CTGACCGGCGTGCGCGACCGACTCTTCGGCGGCTACGACGAGGCCGATGCCGAGCGCTTCCTGCCCGAACAGCACGAGAACCGGCGCCGAAGCGACTTCGCGCGCGACCGCGCGCGGCTGCTGCACTCGAGTGCGCTGCGCCGGCTCGCCGCGAAGACGCAGGTGCTCAGCCCGACCTCGGGGCTCGACTTCGCGCGCAACCGCCTGACGCACTCGCTCGAAGTCGCGCAGGTCGGCCGGGAACTGGCCGAGAGCATCGGACTCGACCCCGACGTGGTCGACACGGCCTGCCTCGCGCACGACCTGGGGCATCCGCCGTTCGGCCACAACGGCGAGAAGGCGTTGAACGCGTGGGCCGCCGACATCGGCGGGTTCGAGGGCAACGCGCAGACGCTTCGGCTGCTGGCGCGCCTCGAGCCGAAGGTGTTCTCGCCCGAGGGGCGCCCGCTCGGGCTGAACCTCACGCGGGCGAGCCTCGACGCGAGCTGCAAGTACCCGTGGCCCGCGGCCTCCGGGGTGGGCGACCCGAGCGGACGGACGAAGTTCGGCTTCTACGACGACGACGTCGACGTGTTCGAGTGGATGCGTCGCGGTGCGCCCGAGCGGCGCCTGTGCGTGGAGGCGCAGGTGATGGACCTCTCCGACGACATCGCGTACTCGGTGCACGACTTCGAGGATGCGATCGTGGGCGGCTACATCGACGTGGCGGCGCTCGGCCGGAGGGTCGACCACGACGAGCTCGTGACCTCGATGTACGACTGGGTCGGCGGGACGATCGACCACGACGAGCTCGTCGCGGCGTTCGACCGGCTCGACTCGCTCGACGCGTGGATCTCCGAGTGGTCGGGCAGCCGCCGCGACCAGGCGGCCCTGAAGAACCTCACGAGCCAGCTCATCGGCCGGTTCGCGCATGCCGCGACGGAGGCGACGCGCGCGCACCACCCGGTCGCGAGCCTCATCCGCTTCGATGCGGATGTCGTGGTACCCCGCGACATCCAGGCCGAGATCGCGGTGCTCAAGGGCATCGTCGCGGCGTTCGTGATGGAGCGCGGCACCCGCAGGCCCATCTACTCGCAGCAGCGCGAGGTGCTGACGGGCCTCGCCGACGCGCTCTGGGAGCGCGGCGGGGCCGACCTCGACCGCGGCTTCGCCGAGGACTGGGCGGGTGCGAGCGACGACCCGGGCCGCAGGCGCGTCGTCGTCGACCAGGTCGCGAGCCTCACCGACCAGTCCGCGCTCGCGTGGCACGAACGGCTCGTGCAACGGTGA
- the dnaG gene encoding DNA primase produces MAGRIRQSDVEEVKSRTNIADIVGEHVALKSAGVGSMKGLCPFHDERSPSFHVRPQLGYYHCFGCGESGDVYTFLQRMDHVSFTEAVERLAERVGYELHYEDGGSHEGPGNRARLLAANRAAEDWFIAQLTSPEAEVGRRFLGERGFDAEAARRFGVGFAPKSWDALTKHLRGKGFTTDEITASGLVSQGDRNVYDRFRGRLIWPIRDVTGQTVGFGARRLLEDDQGPKYLNTPETAVYHKAQVLYGLDLAKREISKTHRVVVVEGYTDVMACHLAGVTTAIATCGTSFGVDHIKVLRRVLGDDSADGEVVFTFDGDAAGQQAAMRAFAEERRFAAQTFVAVAPDGLDPCDLRLARGDAAVRSLVEARTPMFEFVIRHTLARFDLETVEGRVAALRAAAPVVAEIRDPALRPGYTRELARMLGMELDEVGRAVRRAGAPNGGQRMPQAGVRPGESAPAEPAPVERPYSITDLPGDPATRLERDALQAMLQYPELVGEDLLRHGVDCRFGNGTLAAVRDGIASVLDSASAPGRSAATPVAVDRVVAEVPAPFAAVVQQLAVLPVPQRNEAELLGWARGVVESLVHRELLRQKQELLGRLQRTDPADTAAYTMIQRALVEIERERRSLRSD; encoded by the coding sequence ATGGCGGGCCGTATTCGACAGAGCGATGTCGAAGAGGTCAAGTCCCGCACGAACATCGCCGACATCGTCGGCGAGCATGTGGCGCTGAAGTCCGCCGGCGTCGGCTCGATGAAGGGCCTGTGCCCCTTCCACGACGAGCGCAGCCCGAGCTTCCACGTGCGCCCGCAGTTGGGCTACTACCACTGCTTCGGCTGCGGCGAGTCGGGCGACGTGTACACGTTCCTGCAGCGCATGGACCACGTCAGCTTCACCGAGGCGGTCGAACGCCTCGCCGAACGGGTCGGGTACGAGCTTCACTACGAAGACGGCGGCTCGCACGAGGGCCCGGGCAACCGGGCGCGGCTGCTCGCGGCGAACCGTGCCGCCGAGGACTGGTTCATCGCGCAGCTCACCTCTCCCGAGGCCGAGGTCGGCCGCCGGTTCCTCGGCGAGCGCGGGTTCGATGCCGAGGCGGCGAGGCGGTTCGGCGTCGGGTTCGCGCCGAAGAGCTGGGACGCGCTCACCAAGCACCTGCGCGGCAAGGGGTTCACGACCGACGAGATCACCGCGTCGGGGCTGGTCTCGCAGGGCGACCGGAACGTGTACGACCGGTTCCGGGGTCGGCTGATCTGGCCGATCCGCGACGTCACCGGGCAGACGGTCGGATTCGGTGCGCGGCGACTGCTCGAGGACGACCAGGGGCCGAAGTACCTGAACACCCCCGAGACGGCCGTGTACCACAAGGCGCAGGTGCTCTACGGGCTCGACCTGGCCAAGCGCGAGATCTCGAAGACGCACCGCGTCGTGGTCGTCGAGGGCTACACCGATGTCATGGCGTGCCACCTCGCGGGGGTGACGACCGCGATCGCGACGTGCGGCACGTCGTTCGGCGTCGATCACATCAAGGTGCTCCGACGCGTGCTCGGCGACGACTCGGCCGACGGCGAGGTCGTGTTCACCTTCGACGGCGACGCGGCCGGCCAGCAGGCCGCGATGCGCGCGTTCGCCGAAGAGAGGCGGTTCGCGGCGCAGACGTTCGTCGCGGTCGCTCCCGACGGGCTCGACCCGTGCGACCTGCGGCTCGCGCGAGGCGACGCCGCGGTGCGCTCGCTCGTGGAGGCGCGGACGCCGATGTTCGAGTTCGTGATCCGGCACACGCTCGCGAGGTTCGACCTCGAGACCGTCGAGGGCCGGGTCGCTGCGCTCCGCGCGGCCGCGCCGGTCGTCGCGGAGATCCGCGACCCCGCGTTGCGGCCCGGGTACACGCGCGAGCTCGCGCGCATGCTCGGCATGGAGCTCGACGAGGTCGGTCGCGCGGTGCGCCGCGCGGGCGCGCCGAACGGCGGGCAGCGGATGCCGCAGGCGGGGGTCCGCCCGGGCGAGAGCGCACCTGCGGAGCCGGCGCCCGTGGAACGCCCGTACTCGATCACCGACCTGCCTGGGGATCCGGCGACCCGGCTCGAACGCGACGCGCTGCAGGCGATGCTCCAGTACCCGGAGCTGGTGGGCGAGGACCTGCTCCGCCACGGCGTGGACTGCCGGTTCGGCAACGGCACGTTGGCCGCGGTGCGCGACGGGATCGCATCGGTGCTGGACTCGGCATCCGCTCCGGGCCGGAGCGCGGCGACGCCGGTCGCCGTCGACCGCGTCGTCGCCGAGGTGCCCGCGCCGTTCGCCGCCGTCGTGCAGCAGCTCGCCGTGCTGCCCGTGCCGCAGCGCAACGAGGCCGAACTGCTCGGCTGGGCCCGCGGTGTCGTCGAGTCCCTCGTGCATCGCGAGCTGCTCCGCCAGAAGCAGGAGCTGCTCGGTCGCCTGCAACGCACCGATCCGGCAGACACTGCGGCGTACACGATGATCCAACGTGCCCTCGTCGAGATCGAGCGCGAACGGCGCAGCCTCCGCAGCGACTGA
- a CDS encoding ABC transporter substrate-binding protein, with amino-acid sequence MASARTNRRRALALTAGFSAAALALAGCSAGGEDDGETGGTLTIGTTEQITALDPAGSYDNGSFAVMNQVYPFLMNTQYGSPDVEPDIAESAEFTSDNEYTVTLKEGLTFANGNELTSSDVKFTFDRQVAIADPNGPSSLLYNLDSVEAPDDTTVVFTLKSPNDQIFPLILSSPVGPIVDEEVFAADALTSDDDIVAGEPFAGQYTITSYDFNNLVAYQANPDYDGLLGAAKTDTVNVKYYTDASNLKLDVQEGNIDVAHRTLSATDIEDLRGNDNVKVVDGPGGEIRYLVFNFNTMPFGATTAEADPAKALAVRQAVADLIDRDAISEDVYKGTFTPLYSYVADGLTGANEALKGLYGDGAGSPDPDKAAERLEAAGVETPVAIGIQYVAERYGPSSSDEYAIIKENLESSGLFTVDLQSTEWVQYNEDRVADLYPAYQLGWFPDYSDADNYLSPFFLTENFLANHYENAEVNDLILEQSTTADPDARAALIGEIQDKVAADLSTIPYMQGAQIAVVGSDVSGAEDTLDASFKFRYAALSKG; translated from the coding sequence ATGGCATCCGCACGCACGAACCGCCGGCGCGCACTCGCGCTCACGGCGGGCTTCTCCGCGGCAGCGCTCGCGCTGGCCGGCTGCTCCGCAGGCGGAGAGGACGACGGCGAGACCGGTGGCACGCTCACCATCGGCACCACCGAGCAGATCACGGCGCTCGACCCGGCCGGCTCGTACGACAACGGGTCGTTCGCGGTGATGAACCAGGTCTACCCGTTCCTCATGAACACGCAGTACGGCAGCCCCGACGTGGAGCCGGACATCGCCGAGTCGGCCGAGTTCACCTCCGACAACGAGTACACGGTCACGCTGAAGGAAGGGCTCACGTTCGCGAACGGCAACGAGCTCACCTCGTCCGACGTGAAGTTCACGTTCGACCGCCAGGTCGCGATCGCCGACCCGAACGGGCCCTCGTCGCTGCTCTACAACCTCGACAGCGTCGAAGCGCCTGACGACACCACGGTGGTGTTCACGCTGAAGTCGCCGAACGACCAGATCTTCCCGCTGATCCTGTCGAGCCCCGTCGGGCCGATCGTCGACGAGGAGGTCTTCGCGGCCGACGCGCTCACGAGCGACGACGACATCGTCGCGGGCGAGCCGTTCGCCGGCCAGTACACGATCACGAGCTACGACTTCAACAACCTCGTGGCGTACCAGGCGAACCCCGACTACGACGGGCTGCTCGGTGCGGCGAAGACCGACACGGTCAACGTGAAGTACTACACGGACGCCTCGAACCTGAAGCTCGACGTGCAGGAGGGCAACATCGACGTCGCGCACCGCACCCTCAGCGCGACCGACATCGAGGACCTCCGCGGCAACGACAACGTGAAGGTCGTCGACGGCCCGGGCGGCGAGATCCGCTACCTCGTGTTCAACTTCAACACGATGCCGTTCGGCGCCACGACCGCCGAGGCCGACCCGGCCAAGGCACTCGCCGTGCGCCAGGCGGTGGCCGACCTCATCGACCGCGACGCGATCTCGGAGGACGTGTACAAGGGCACCTTCACGCCCCTGTACTCGTACGTCGCCGACGGGCTGACCGGCGCCAACGAGGCCCTCAAGGGCCTCTACGGCGACGGTGCGGGCAGCCCCGACCCCGACAAGGCCGCGGAGCGCCTCGAGGCCGCCGGCGTCGAGACCCCGGTCGCGATCGGCATCCAGTACGTCGCCGAGCGCTACGGGCCGTCCTCGTCCGACGAGTACGCCATCATCAAGGAGAACCTCGAGTCGAGCGGCCTGTTCACGGTCGACCTGCAGTCGACCGAGTGGGTCCAGTACAACGAGGACCGCGTCGCCGACCTGTACCCGGCCTACCAGCTCGGCTGGTTCCCGGACTACTCGGACGCCGACAACTACCTCTCACCGTTCTTCCTCACGGAGAACTTCCTCGCGAACCACTACGAGAACGCCGAGGTCAACGACCTCATCCTCGAGCAGTCCACGACGGCCGACCCCGACGCCCGCGCCGCCCTCATCGGCGAGATCCAGGACAAGGTCGCGGCCGACCTGTCCACGATCCCGTACATGCAGGGTGCGCAGATCGCCGTGGTCGGCTCCGACGTGAGCGGCGCCGAGGACACGCTCGACGCGTCGTTCAAGTTCCGGTACGCCGCCCTGTCGAAGGGCTGA
- a CDS encoding IS481 family transposase encodes MSYATHARAALTVTGRIKIALLVVDDGWTQARVAERFQVARGTVSKWVARYRAGGRAAMQDRSSKPKVSPSRTPQRTERRIIGLRVNRRWGPHRIAYHLGLPQSTVSKVLNRYRVPLLGQVDKNTGVRVRKPKPVRYERAVPGELVHVDVKKLGRIPDGGGWRTLGRSAGRKHRSGAGYSYLHSAIDDHARLVYSEILDDERKDTAAGFWERANAFYTGHGITVQRVMTDNGSCYRSKAFNDALGENVTHKYTRPYRPQTNGKIERFHRTLADEWAYARHYASDQQRATSYPDWLHHYNHHRPHTGIGGLAPIDRVHNVSGKNN; translated from the coding sequence GTGTCCTACGCTACCCATGCCCGTGCTGCGCTCACCGTGACCGGGCGGATCAAGATCGCGTTGCTCGTCGTCGACGACGGGTGGACACAGGCTCGTGTCGCTGAACGGTTCCAGGTCGCTCGTGGCACGGTGTCGAAGTGGGTCGCCCGGTACCGGGCAGGCGGGCGTGCGGCGATGCAGGATCGGTCCTCGAAGCCGAAGGTCTCGCCGTCGCGGACGCCGCAGCGCACCGAGCGTCGCATCATCGGGTTGCGGGTGAACCGGCGCTGGGGTCCGCACCGGATCGCGTACCACCTCGGCCTGCCGCAGTCGACGGTCTCGAAGGTGCTGAACCGGTACCGGGTGCCGCTGCTGGGACAGGTCGACAAGAACACCGGAGTCCGGGTCCGCAAGCCCAAGCCCGTCCGCTACGAACGCGCCGTGCCGGGCGAACTGGTGCACGTGGACGTGAAGAAACTCGGCCGCATCCCCGACGGCGGCGGGTGGCGCACCCTGGGCCGTTCCGCAGGGCGCAAGCACCGGTCCGGGGCCGGCTACTCGTACCTGCATTCCGCGATCGATGACCATGCCCGCCTGGTGTACTCCGAGATCCTCGACGACGAACGCAAGGACACCGCCGCGGGGTTCTGGGAACGCGCGAACGCGTTCTACACCGGCCACGGCATCACCGTGCAACGCGTGATGACGGACAACGGGTCCTGCTACCGCTCGAAGGCATTCAACGACGCGCTCGGCGAGAACGTGACGCACAAGTACACCCGCCCGTACCGGCCACAGACGAACGGCAAGATCGAGCGGTTCCACCGCACCCTCGCCGACGAATGGGCATACGCCCGGCACTACGCGTCAGACCAGCAGCGCGCCACGAGCTACCCCGACTGGCTGCATCACTACAATCACCACAGACCCCACACCGGGATCGGCGGCCTCGCACCCATCGACCGCGTCCACAACGTCAGTGGGAAGAACAACTAG
- a CDS encoding ABC transporter permease, producing MSTVDTLQTSDAPPGGRPKPKAQGGGFGRYLLVRFLLIFPTIFILVTVVFFLARTTGDPISAAQGGRLGPEQLAELRAAAGYDRPLLVQYAEYLGQLLSGDFGTTMTTNRPVAEVLLTYGPATFELVFYSLIVAFAVGVPLGLYAAFHRDKAQDAIARVLAIIWYAVPIFFAGLLLKLVFAVWLKWLPVAGRASVGAELQMQALPNKTGFYTIDAIMTGDPDVLLDVLSHAVLPAIALGLLTAGIFLRLVRTNVIGTLATDYVDAARSRGVAESRLLRKHAYRPALIPIITVMGLQIALLLAGAVLTETTFEWKGLGFILAEFLESRDFAAVQGIVVLLAVIVALTNFIVDIIAAFIDPRVRY from the coding sequence ATGAGCACAGTCGACACCCTCCAGACGTCGGACGCCCCACCCGGCGGCCGGCCGAAGCCCAAGGCGCAGGGGGGCGGTTTCGGTCGGTACCTCCTGGTGCGCTTCCTCCTGATCTTCCCCACGATCTTCATCCTCGTGACGGTCGTGTTCTTCCTCGCGAGGACCACGGGCGACCCGATCTCGGCCGCGCAGGGCGGCCGTCTCGGTCCCGAGCAGCTCGCCGAGCTCCGTGCTGCGGCCGGGTACGACCGGCCGCTCCTCGTGCAGTACGCCGAGTACCTCGGTCAGCTGCTGTCGGGCGACTTCGGCACGACGATGACGACGAACCGGCCGGTGGCCGAGGTCCTCCTGACCTACGGCCCGGCGACGTTCGAGCTCGTCTTCTACTCGCTCATCGTGGCCTTCGCCGTTGGCGTGCCGCTCGGGCTGTACGCCGCCTTCCACCGCGACAAGGCGCAGGACGCGATCGCGCGCGTGCTCGCGATCATCTGGTACGCCGTCCCGATCTTCTTCGCGGGCCTGCTGCTGAAGCTCGTCTTCGCCGTGTGGCTGAAGTGGCTCCCGGTCGCCGGGCGCGCGAGCGTCGGCGCCGAACTGCAGATGCAGGCGCTGCCGAACAAGACCGGCTTCTACACGATCGACGCGATCATGACCGGCGACCCCGACGTCCTCCTCGACGTGCTCTCGCACGCGGTGCTCCCAGCGATCGCGCTCGGTCTGCTCACCGCGGGCATCTTCCTGCGGCTCGTGCGGACCAACGTGATCGGCACGCTCGCGACCGACTACGTCGACGCGGCACGCTCGCGCGGCGTCGCCGAGTCGCGGCTGCTCCGCAAGCACGCCTACCGGCCCGCGCTGATCCCGATCATCACCGTCATGGGCCTGCAGATCGCGCTGCTGCTGGCCGGGGCCGTGCTCACCGAGACGACGTTCGAGTGGAAGGGGCTGGGCTTCATCCTCGCCGAGTTCCTCGAGTCGCGCGACTTCGCCGCCGTGCAGGGCATCGTCGTCCTGTTGGCGGTGATCGTCGCCCTCACCAACTTCATCGTCGACATCATCGCCGCGTTCATCGACCCGAGGGTGAGGTACTGA
- a CDS encoding ABC transporter permease encodes MAVTAAPRPGHRWRDRIPVVHQVRQSVGLQRGMLVAGLAMLLVFVLCAIFAPLLAPYGFAQRSDESGGFGAQQPPSAEHPFGTTVGGYDVLSRVIWGTQTAILVIVIAVVLAIFIGVVLGLFSGYFGGWLDRVLVVIFDAIYAFPSLLLAIVLSIVISGGQSNLWGGVLAAAGSITVVFIPQYFRVIRAETVRIKSEAFVESAKVLGAPNRRIVFRHVFRNATRTLPLIITLNSSEAILTLAALGFLGFGIEPTAAAEWGYDLNKAQSDVTSGIWWTAMFPGLAIVFTVLAITLVGESLNDLADPRLRGRRRVAQASGEVAQTSVVPGGTLDAGPGGLQGLEDGETFDEHGIEVRR; translated from the coding sequence ATGGCCGTCACCGCCGCCCCGCGCCCCGGTCATCGGTGGCGCGACCGCATCCCCGTCGTGCACCAGGTCCGGCAGAGCGTCGGCCTGCAGCGCGGCATGCTCGTCGCCGGCCTGGCCATGCTGCTCGTGTTCGTGCTGTGCGCGATCTTCGCCCCGCTGCTCGCACCGTACGGCTTCGCTCAGCGCTCCGACGAGTCGGGCGGATTCGGTGCGCAGCAGCCGCCGTCCGCCGAGCACCCGTTCGGCACGACCGTCGGCGGGTACGACGTGCTCTCGCGCGTGATCTGGGGAACGCAGACCGCGATCCTCGTGATCGTCATCGCCGTCGTGCTCGCGATCTTCATCGGCGTCGTCCTCGGGCTCTTCTCCGGCTACTTCGGCGGGTGGCTCGATCGCGTGCTCGTCGTGATCTTCGACGCGATCTACGCGTTCCCGTCGCTGCTGCTCGCGATCGTGCTCTCGATCGTGATCTCGGGAGGGCAGTCCAACCTGTGGGGCGGGGTGCTGGCGGCGGCCGGCTCGATCACGGTCGTGTTCATCCCGCAGTACTTCCGCGTCATCCGCGCCGAGACGGTGCGCATCAAGTCGGAGGCGTTCGTGGAATCGGCGAAGGTGCTCGGCGCCCCCAACCGCCGGATCGTGTTCCGGCACGTGTTCCGCAACGCCACGCGCACGCTGCCGCTCATCATCACGCTGAACTCGTCCGAGGCGATCCTCACGCTCGCCGCCCTCGGGTTCCTCGGCTTCGGCATCGAGCCGACGGCCGCGGCCGAGTGGGGGTACGACCTGAACAAGGCGCAGTCGGATGTCACGAGCGGGATCTGGTGGACGGCGATGTTCCCGGGCCTCGCGATCGTGTTCACGGTCCTCGCGATCACGCTCGTGGGCGAGAGCCTGAACGACCTCGCCGACCCGCGCCTGCGCGGGCGACGGCGGGTCGCGCAGGCCTCGGGCGAGGTCGCGCAGACCTCGGTCGTGCCGGGCGGCACGCTCGATGCGGGTCCCGGCGGGTTGCAGGGCCTGGAGGACGGCGAGACGTTCGACGAGCACGGGATCGAGGTCAGGCGATGA